A genomic window from Acetobacteroides hydrogenigenes includes:
- a CDS encoding proline dehydrogenase family protein, with amino-acid sequence MLDFTNTEIAFKIRSNAELRKAELLFRFVNNPTLVGLLGKMATCAVKFSIPIGWMVKPTLYAQFVGGESLSGCASTAQKLWKHKVSSILDYSVEGKNDEVSIRSCYKEIMRSIEFAGKHPYVAFAVFKPTGIVRSDVLEKASSGQALSQHENELFQQFVKRVDEMCNKASEVGVSILVDAEDFCYQQAIDDVVERMMERYNGEKATVYNTFQMYRTDRLDYLKELHKRALEKDFVIGAKFVRGAYMEKERERAALLGYPSPINPSKDITDKMYNAALMFAVDNIGKISIFAGTHNEDSIRLLIELTYKHSLSANDQRIWFSQLYGMSDNLSFNLAAEGFNVVKYLPYGPVKEVLPYLVRRARENTSVAGQTSRELNLVKQEISRRKNSKQW; translated from the coding sequence ATGCTGGACTTTACTAATACCGAAATAGCCTTTAAGATTCGATCGAATGCGGAGCTTCGTAAGGCAGAGTTGCTTTTTAGGTTTGTAAACAATCCGACGTTGGTTGGGCTGCTTGGCAAAATGGCAACCTGTGCCGTTAAGTTTTCTATTCCAATAGGATGGATGGTAAAACCGACGCTTTATGCTCAATTTGTTGGGGGAGAATCGTTGAGTGGTTGTGCTAGTACTGCCCAGAAGCTTTGGAAGCACAAGGTTAGCTCAATTCTCGACTATTCGGTAGAAGGGAAAAACGATGAGGTATCGATTAGATCCTGCTATAAGGAAATAATGAGAAGCATCGAATTTGCTGGAAAGCATCCGTACGTTGCTTTTGCGGTTTTTAAGCCTACTGGAATTGTTCGGTCTGACGTTCTTGAAAAAGCATCTAGTGGGCAAGCGTTGAGTCAACACGAAAATGAGCTATTTCAGCAATTCGTTAAAAGAGTAGACGAAATGTGCAACAAAGCATCTGAAGTAGGCGTCTCGATTCTCGTTGATGCTGAAGATTTTTGCTATCAACAAGCAATAGACGATGTCGTAGAGAGGATGATGGAACGTTATAATGGAGAAAAGGCTACTGTCTACAATACCTTTCAGATGTATAGGACCGATCGATTAGATTATCTGAAGGAACTGCATAAGCGGGCTCTTGAAAAAGACTTTGTAATAGGTGCAAAATTTGTGCGTGGAGCATACATGGAAAAAGAGCGCGAACGTGCTGCCTTGTTAGGTTATCCTTCCCCAATAAATCCTTCAAAGGATATAACTGATAAGATGTATAATGCCGCCCTAATGTTTGCCGTTGATAATATTGGTAAAATAAGCATTTTTGCAGGAACTCATAACGAAGATAGCATCAGGCTGCTTATCGAGTTGACGTATAAGCATTCTTTATCGGCAAACGATCAACGAATTTGGTTCTCTCAGCTTTATGGAATGAGCGATAACCTGTCGTTTAATCTTGCTGCAGAAGGCTTTAATGTAGTAAAGTACCTTCCCTATGGACCAGTGAAAGAGGTATTACCCTACCTTGTTCGACGTGCAAGGGAGAATACCTCCGTTGCGGGGCAAACATCTCGTGAATTGAACCTGGTAAAACAAGAAATTAGTCGCCGTAAAAATAGCAAGCAATGGTAA
- the dprA gene encoding DNA-processing protein DprA, with amino-acid sequence MCISDPLLKYKIALEIIPHIGSITAKKLIAYCGGIGEVFNQPKKALLKIPGVGEIIAREVYNQRVLDRAEREIEFLNKYGITPFYYTDPDYPERLKQCEDSPILLYYKGSASLSHQKVLAVVGTRSASDYGKRHCEELLRGLAQKGHSVLVVSGLAHGIDAAAHRNAIKSGFPTVGVLAHGLDMIYPSANRELAKEMLGNGALVTDFITGTQPERNNFLRRNRIIAGLADATIVVESAIKGGALVTADIACSYNRDVLACPGRTSDKYSQGCNALIKMNKAALVESAEDIENALNWQSVSVKGNASQQLTIFRDLSKEEQKIVDILRNVEKESIDTIAYSSGLSMPSTSAILLTMEFDGIVKSLPGKAYALSKSYFPQ; translated from the coding sequence ATGTGCATATCTGATCCTTTACTAAAATATAAGATAGCGCTCGAGATCATTCCTCATATTGGAAGTATTACGGCCAAAAAGCTAATTGCTTATTGTGGAGGAATTGGTGAGGTTTTTAATCAGCCCAAGAAGGCTTTGCTGAAAATACCAGGTGTGGGAGAGATAATTGCACGTGAGGTGTACAACCAAAGAGTACTAGATAGAGCAGAAAGGGAAATTGAGTTTCTTAATAAGTATGGTATTACACCGTTCTATTATACTGACCCTGATTATCCCGAAAGGTTAAAACAGTGCGAAGATTCTCCAATTCTTTTGTACTATAAAGGTAGCGCGTCATTGTCTCACCAAAAAGTGCTTGCAGTGGTAGGAACTCGGAGCGCGAGTGACTATGGCAAGCGACATTGCGAGGAACTACTTAGAGGCTTGGCTCAGAAAGGTCATTCGGTGCTTGTTGTAAGCGGATTAGCACATGGAATAGATGCAGCTGCTCATCGGAATGCCATAAAGAGCGGTTTCCCTACCGTAGGAGTACTAGCGCATGGTTTAGACATGATTTATCCGTCTGCAAATCGAGAACTGGCAAAAGAGATGCTAGGTAACGGAGCCCTTGTTACCGATTTTATTACAGGAACTCAGCCTGAACGTAATAACTTTCTTAGACGCAATAGAATAATTGCAGGGCTTGCCGATGCTACAATTGTGGTTGAGTCTGCCATAAAAGGGGGAGCATTGGTTACTGCCGATATAGCCTGCTCGTATAATCGCGATGTGCTTGCATGTCCGGGTCGTACAAGCGATAAATATTCGCAGGGCTGTAATGCCCTAATTAAAATGAACAAGGCAGCTCTTGTAGAAAGTGCAGAAGATATTGAGAATGCCCTAAACTGGCAATCTGTTTCTGTAAAGGGAAATGCTTCGCAACAGCTTACCATTTTTAGAGATCTAAGTAAGGAGGAACAGAAAATTGTAGATATTCTTAGAAACGTTGAAAAAGAAAGCATCGACACCATTGCATATAGTAGCGGGTTGTCAATGCCTTCGACTTCGGCAATTCTTCTTACAATGGAGTTTGATGGTATTGTAAAAAGTTTACCAGGGAAGGCGTATGCATTATCTAAGTCATATTTCCCTCAGTAA
- a CDS encoding TatD family hydrolase — protein sequence MNFIDTHCHLYAEEFKDDYSAELKAAKRENVDAIILPAIDSQSHGKLFALADEESSCYPLIGLHPTSVDDSYREELTIVEQYLKSKKVYGIGEVGIDLYWSTDYKRQQLEAFDYQIQLALKHNLPLVIHSREAFPEIFDVLMGYKGQPIFGVFHAFTGNIDTYNTIKTLGEFYVGIGGIVTFKNSGLANVVKEIPLERIVLETDSPYLAPTPYRGKRNVPSFVPLIAAKLAQIKSVTVSDVAGATTTNAKSIFKI from the coding sequence ATGAATTTTATAGATACGCATTGCCATTTATATGCTGAAGAGTTTAAAGATGACTACTCGGCCGAACTTAAAGCCGCAAAACGAGAGAACGTAGATGCGATTATTTTGCCCGCAATTGATAGCCAAAGTCATGGGAAACTGTTTGCGTTAGCCGACGAAGAATCAAGCTGCTATCCTCTCATAGGGCTTCATCCTACATCGGTAGATGATTCATACCGTGAAGAACTGACGATAGTCGAGCAATATCTTAAAAGCAAAAAGGTATACGGAATAGGAGAGGTGGGCATTGACTTATATTGGTCTACTGATTATAAGCGCCAGCAGCTAGAAGCTTTTGACTACCAGATTCAACTTGCACTTAAGCATAATCTTCCTTTGGTTATCCATTCAAGAGAAGCTTTCCCCGAAATTTTTGATGTCTTGATGGGCTATAAAGGGCAACCTATATTTGGAGTTTTTCATGCATTTACAGGCAATATCGATACATACAATACGATTAAAACGTTAGGCGAGTTTTATGTTGGAATCGGGGGAATTGTCACCTTTAAGAATTCTGGTTTGGCAAATGTGGTAAAAGAAATTCCTTTAGAACGTATTGTTTTAGAAACCGATTCTCCATATCTTGCGCCAACTCCGTATAGGGGGAAACGTAATGTGCCATCGTTCGTCCCATTAATAGCAGCAAAGTTGGCTCAAATTAAGAGTGTGACGGTTAGCGATGTAGCGGGAGCAACTACTACAAATGCTAAAAGCATCTTCAAAATTTAA